The nucleotide window agaggcaataaaaggagacttgaaaggatggaatatacccaaagacttagccttagataggagtgcttggaagacagctattcacgtgcctgaaccttgattgcttctactgggtttcaactctagcctaccccaacttgtttgggacttaaaggctttgctgttgttgttgttgttgataatAGTAGTATTGATTATGGTAAATCGGCCATGTATATACTTGATTCAAGTGGTTTCGGATAAAGTTTAGCTTTTCAGGGGAAgcttttatatttattttgaCCTGTAGCTAAGTTCGGTCAAGCCAACCACATACCAATTCAGGTTTAGTTTATCTGAGCTCAAGCTCTAAGTTTGTTAGTGCTCTGCTCTCAAGTAGAATCCTAGCCCATCCTGCTTGGGACTAGAAGCAAATTTGTTTTGCTCTCAATTCAAGCCAAGCTGGTTTAAGCCCTTGGCTTGTTTACACTCCTTGATTCCTTGTTACATTCACCAGCACGATTCCTTGGTTCTTATTAATCCTCAGGTGGACCACCGGTGTTGGTCTAATAATTTGCTCCAATACATGTTCTTCATGTCCACTCTGATTTATTCAAGAGAAAATGTCCGCTCTGATTTTTAGTCTTGGTTTTCAATTATCCTTTCTTGTGAAGTTTTATCAACTGCATCACTTCTATTACTTAACCATTACGATTCTAATGATGGTATTGATTTTGCACTAACATTGGAAATTTGGAATGTACACTCTTCTGGACTGGTCGTTCTGCATTGTTATGTAGCCTGTTGAGACAATGACAAACAACTGCACCACAGTCCCAGCCTATGCAAAACATGGACCATGTTCAAACTTGAAAGTGCATTAAAGTATGTGTTGTAATTGTAAGTGGTGTTGGGGATGGGAGCATGCGACACTCATGTAAGAAGCATTAATTAAACAGGAAATAGAAGAATGCTGGTTCATTTACGGATTATTTGGTTGGTCAAGTCACATATATTGATGGGAGTCAGACCTATTTCAGGCATCACCACTTGGCACACGCACCACCAACTTAGAAATATCTTTATTGTGTTTACATGCTGCTCGTCCAGAATCTTGGGTTGCTAAAATAACTTATGTAGAAGGGGAGGTGAAATCTTGACGTTGACTTCTGCTAATTAACTTGGACTTCAGACAAATCTTGGAACTGTGGACAACACTAGTACTAGAATACATAAGTCAGCAACTTCAGGAAGTAGATTAATCCAGCAAATTACCCCATAATCATTTCCTTGAAACGCCAATTAACTCTGTTAAGCATAGTACATATCTCCTCAAATTGACCTGTTGTCGTAATGACCATTTGATAGCCTTGAAAACTCACTTCTTTCATGCTGTCAACTACTTAACTGATTACCATAATTGTGTTTCTCTTAAGTTCAAAATGTTGTCGGGCACACAACTACTATGCTCATTGTATATGTTCTCTCCCTAGCCCTGCATATCATTATGCATGGTTTCTTAAAATTCTATTCTTCCGTTCAAAATTAGATGGTGTCCACACCGAGGATGGATCATGCAGTCGGCATCCAAGGCAAGCATAAAAACCAATGCAAGTTGGCAAAGTTACTTAATCAAAAGCATAAAACAATGCAAGTTGGCAAAATTACTTAATTTGCACCCCAGTGTATCCGTCCCTGTCGACTCTGCCGTGGTCACGTTTACTTTTCATCTGCAATAACATGAGATTTAGCCGCCGTGGTCACGTTTACTTTTCATCTGCAATAACATGAGATTTAGCCTGTGTGATTGTGTGGACGACGATATGTATGATCTCACTATCTCAGTGGTGTAACAAAGTGCCCTCACATTCTATACATGTATTTAATAAGTATATGTaacaatttcaaaaaaaaaagtagatATTTTGATATCTAGCAGTTctgtaaaaaacaattattctaGTTGTTGACATTTGCTTTGTTcgtttgggtttgtttggcttataagtcgtactttttcagccaactaaCGGTATTTTTATCTCgcaccaaatcagtcaacagtactttcagtcatggcttatcagccaaacaagctcaAACGAACATGGCGAATTTCATACCTTCTCACCGGAGcccaaaaaaaaaacttgcttTTGTCATGTCGCAGTTGTCCTACTCGTATACTTCTATAACATCTTGGTTAATTAACCACTGATCATGTGCATAGGCGGCATCGACCACATGCAACAAACACATAAAACCATTGCTAGTTGGCAACGGCAGTCTGCGTCTGCACCTAGTTATCTCCGTTCCGTGTAGGCCTTGTTTGACATTGCTTCGGTACTAAATACTGTGGTAGACTGGCAGTGAGGTGGAGTGCTGGTGTATCCTAACAGACTGCCAGAAATGGGaggctccgacgaccacgcccgCCGGACGATGTCCCTGCCGTGGACGGTGCGCATCCAGCTAGCCGCGCTCGCGCTAGCGCACCGCCGGGACGGCAGCGTCCGGCACCTCCTCTTCTCCCTCGGCGACCTCAAGTCTGGCGCCACGTCCCGCCCGGACGCCTCGGGGGTGCGCTCCGCCGATGTCACTATCGACGCCTCCCGCGGCCTGTGGGCGCGCGTCTTCTCCCCCTCGCCCGCCGCGGACGCGAACACGGACGCCGAGCCGGCCCCCGTTCCCGTCGTCGTCTACTTCCACGGCGGCGGGTTTGTGCTCTTCTCCGCGGCGTCTCGCCCCTACGATGCCTTCTGCCGTCGGCTCTGCCGCGACCTCCGCGCCGTCGTCGTGTCCGTCAACTACCGCCTGGCACCCGAGCACCGGTTCCCCGCGGCGTACGACGACGGCGTCACGGCGCTCCGCTACCTCGACGCCAATGCCGACTCCCTGCCGGCGGCCCACGTCCCCGTCGACCTCTCCAGCTGCTTCCTCGCGGGCGACAGCGCGGGCGGCAACATCACGCACCACGTGTCGCAGCGCTGGGCGGCAGCGTCCGCGTCCGCGTCATTGCCCGCGAAACTCCGCATCGCCGGCGCTGTCCTGATCCAGCCGTTCTTTGGCGGGGAGGAGCGGACGGCGGCCGAGGTGGCGCTGGACGGGGTGTCCGCGCTGTCGGTGGCGGGGACCGACCACTACTGGAGGGAGTTCTTGCCGGAGGGCGCCACGCGGGACCACGAGGCCGCGCGCGTGTGCGGCGAGGGCATCGAGCTCGCCGACGCGTTCCCGCCCGCGATGGTGGTGGTCGGCGGCTTCGACCTGCTCAAGGACTGGCAGGCCAGGTACGTGGAGGCGCTGCGCGGGAAGGGGAAGCCGGTGCGGGTGGTCGAGTACCCCGACGCTGTCCACGGCTTCCACGCGTTCCCGGAGCTCGCCGACTCCGGCAAGTTCGTGGAGGAGATGAATCTGTTCGTCCAAGAGCATAGCTCCACCAACACCAAGCGTGCCGTCTAGTAGTCTATAGAATTATGGCAGGCACGGTTTCAGTGGAATTTGATGTAAAACTAGTGCACAACTGAACCCACACTCGGTACTTCGCCGTACATTATTTTGCTGTGTTTCCGTTCACTCTCTACTTTCTCAATAAAAACGAGCAATTGAGCTAGCTCTTGTCATGCCACATTTCCTGAAATATGAACCGTGTCGTACGCCGAGTGTTTCCATTCCATTGAGCAGACCTTCACAAGTGAAATAACTCGGCAGGCAGCATCTCGTTGCATTGCATGCGAACCACTATACGCGCATTGCAAACGCAGGGCGCAAGCGAATCTGCAAGTTGAGACAGCAACGATCTAGGTAGCACTAGAGCATTTCACGCTCTTCCGACACCTTTTTTTTTTCACCGTCTTCTTCCTCCAACCGACCCGGCCAGAAGGTCCCGGTGCTAGTGCAagcagtagagtcttaccgtctgtgaccggaaggtcccgggttcgagtcgcagtctcctcgcattgcacaggcgagggtaaggcttgccactgacacccttcccaaACCCCGCCCAGAGCAGAAGCTCTCTGCATTAGGTACGCCCTTCTTCCTCCAACCGACGTTCTGGCCGTCGTCATGGCCATATGGGCACCCTCGCCACGACCTGATCCGGCCACCGGAACCCTAACGCCGCCCTCCCACCCTGCCTCCCCTGAACCCTGTCTAAGCCCACCAGAGTTGGGGGGCAAAAGAGGGAGAGGCCGGAGATGGAGATGAATGAGAGGAAAAGAAATCCAGAGTGTTGAGAGAGGAACACTCGAGTATCATTTAGCATTAGTCGTTGAGAAATACCGAAGCCGGCTATACATATCAAGAAGAGTTTGCATTGCATATCGCATAAGGTGTAAAGTCTGCAGAAACAGAGGTATTTTAAAGTTAAACTTCGG belongs to Miscanthus floridulus cultivar M001 chromosome 4, ASM1932011v1, whole genome shotgun sequence and includes:
- the LOC136550484 gene encoding probable carboxylesterase 18, with the translated sequence MGGSDDHARRTMSLPWTVRIQLAALALAHRRDGSVRHLLFSLGDLKSGATSRPDASGVRSADVTIDASRGLWARVFSPSPAADANTDAEPAPVPVVVYFHGGGFVLFSAASRPYDAFCRRLCRDLRAVVVSVNYRLAPEHRFPAAYDDGVTALRYLDANADSLPAAHVPVDLSSCFLAGDSAGGNITHHVSQRWAAASASASLPAKLRIAGAVLIQPFFGGEERTAAEVALDGVSALSVAGTDHYWREFLPEGATRDHEAARVCGEGIELADAFPPAMVVVGGFDLLKDWQARYVEALRGKGKPVRVVEYPDAVHGFHAFPELADSGKFVEEMNLFVQEHSSTNTKRAV